In the genome of Leishmania braziliensis MHOM/BR/75/M2904 contig, possible fusion of chromosomes 20 and 34, one region contains:
- a CDS encoding d-isomer specific 2-hydroxyacid dehydrogenase-protein, which translates to MLSSSLPWRLVASKNEKKWNRFNCIELRRQKMVIIGYGDIGQACGEKATALGMEVTGIRRSGDNKADRFGVMVRGNDALDESIREADFVVGVLPGTHDTKHFFNKEFFAKMKPSAVFINIGRGMSQCEADVAEALNKGIIRGAALDVFEVEPLPLSWRLRAMPNVGMLVTVNCKRMIAKFRCTAQSIFIHYT; encoded by the coding sequence ATGCTGTCTTCATCGCTCCCATGGCGCCTGGTTGCCTCGAAGAATGAGAAGAAGTGGAACCGCTTCAACTGCATTGAGCTCCGCCGACAGAAGATGGTGATCATCGGCTACGGTGACATCGGTCAAGCCTGTGGCGAGAAGGCCACCGCGCTGGGCATGGAGGTGACCGGCATccgtcgcagcggcgacaaCAAGGCGGACAGGTTTGGCGTCATGGTGCGCGGCAATGACGCGCTTGACGAGTCGATCCGCGAGGCTGACTTTGTGGTGGGTGTGCTGCCCGGCACGCACGACACGAAGCACTTCTTCAACAAGGAGTTCTTTGCAAAGATGAAGCCGAGCGCCGTCTTCATCAACATCGGCCGAGGCATGTCCCAGTGCGAAGCCGACGTCGCCGAGGCCCTCAACAAAGGCATCAtccgcggtgctgctctcgATGTGTTCGAGGTGGAGCCACTGCCATTGTCGTGGCGATTGAGGGCTATGCCAAATGTCGGGATGTTGGTGACAGTGAATTGCAAAAGGATGATAGCGAAGTTTCGCTGCACGGCGCAGAGCATTTTTATCCACTACACCTAA
- a CDS encoding putative kinesin, whose amino-acid sequence MSNADSRDDTPSPPRRTRQEVWNHRNVDAIPSDLTRTSAHVDPISSSGAVNATRTLRESKRYFGCIRVVVRCRPLQPDTEAHHSAERVHINGDEVIVRDRMAPNEGRSYRFDRVLPAEADQVATFAEIAPLVEHVLDGLHATVFAYGQTGSGKTYTMDGLRSCGLNLQQRKAVVPHVDGTAVQQHGIMLRIIQLLFDRARERQRAVGVEDAESPDNAGTTDDGVVYTFRCSFYQIYNEKISDLLRGIGVSANANEAAAPLPFSSSTLAKLQMDARGKRGVDQGDLRVRWHKGDVFKVENLFICSCNSPDEMRGMLFSGIQQKVVSSHLINRQSSRSHCVFTIYVESRARQNGELLSQSELSLVDLAGSEKIGLLSHRPGAKLIKESIDINTSLLALGKVITALSGGAAEATSTLKRKNAGVVSHARGGAEQHTGGRHIPYRDSKLTMLLKHALGGNSLTTMIACISPPGPLRGGDDLDAYVCGSREEHSQCAARERRCDDVANAKAPRGDCPA is encoded by the coding sequence ATGAGCAATGCCGACAGCCGAGACGacacgccgtcaccgccgcgtAGGACGCGGCAGGAGGTATGGAATCACCGCAATGTGGATGCGATACCCAGTGATCTCACCAGAACCAGTGCGCACGTGGACCCCATATCGAGCAGCGGAGCCGTAAACGCGACCAGGACTTTGAGAGAAAGCAAGCGCTACTTTGGTTGCATCCGCGTTGTCGTGCGCTGTCGCCCGTTGCAGCCGGACACAGAAGCCCACCACTCAGCCGAGCGCGTTCATATCAATGGCGACGAGGTGATCGTGCGTGATAGGATGGCGCCAAACGAAGGCCGGTCCTACCGCTTCGATCGGGTCCTGCCTGCCGAAGCAGATCAGGTAGCCACCTTCGCGGAGATCGCTCCTCTCGTGGAGCACGTACTCGATGGGCTTCACGCCACCGTATTCGCCTATGGGCAaaccggcagcggcaagacTTACACCATGGATGggttgcgcagctgcggattgaatctgcagcagcgcaaggcGGTGGTACCTCATGTGGACGGGACAGCAGTTCAGCAGCACGGGATCATGCTTCGTATCATTCAGCTGCTCTTTGACCGTGCACGTGAACGGCAACGCGCGGTTGGCGTGGAAGACGCCGAATCGCCGGATAATGCCGGAACGACAGACGACGGGGTGGTGTACACGTTTCGCTGCAGCTTCTACCAGATCTACAATGAAAAGATTTCTGATCTGCTCCGCGGCATCGGCGTCTCGGCAAACGCCaacgaggcagcggcgcctttGCCGTTCTCTTCGTCCACCCTGGCAAAGCTCCAGATGGATGCACGCGGCAAGAGAGGCGTCGATCAGGGCGacctgcgtgtgcgctggcaCAAGGGCGACGTCTTCAAGGTGGAGAACTTGTTTATTTGCAGCTGTAACTCCCCGGATGAGATGCGTGGGATGCTCTTCAGCGGGATTCAGCAGAAGGTTGTGAGCAGTCACCTCATCAATCGCCAGTCCTCCCGCTCCCATTGTGTCTTTACCATCTACGTGGAAAGCCGCGCCCGCCAAAATGGTGAGCTGCTCAGTCAATCCGAGCTGTCACTTGTGGACCTAGCAGGCTCCGAAAAGATTGGTCTTCTCTCCCACCGCCCAGGCGCGAAGCTTATCAAGGAGTCCATCGACATCAATACGTCGCTGCTGGCTCTGGGAAAGGTGATCACCGCGCTcagtggcggagctgcggaGGCGACTTCGACACTTAAAAGGAAGAACGCCGGTGTGGTATCTCACGCTCGCGGCGGTGCAGAGCAGCACACCGGAGGCCGCCACATTCCTTATCGTGACAGCAAGCTGACAATGCTCCTCAAGCACGCTCTTGGTGGCAACTCTCTGACCACCATGATTGCCTGCATCAGTCCCCCCGGACCGTTACGTGGAGGAGACGATCTCGACGCTTATGTATGCGGGTCGCGCGAAGAGCATTCGCAATGCGCCGCACGTGAACGAAGATGCGACGACGTTGCTAATGCGAAAGCTCCGAGGGGAGATTGCCCAGCTTAA